The following is a genomic window from Micromonospora cathayae.
GACCAGCTGCCCGACCGGACACCGGAGCTCGTCATCGCCTGCGCCTTCTGAGGACGGGCGACGGTCCTTCCCGCCCGGCCGACGCGGGCGGGAAGGACCCCGGGCTCAGCTCGTCTCGCCGGTGACCGAGAAGGACCGCAGGCGCTGGATCGCCAGGGCGGTGAAGCCCAGGCTGACCAGGATGGACATCACCACCGACACCGGCACCGAGACGTCGGTGGCGAGCAGCCCGGTCGGGGCGATCCGGTCGGCCAGCGTGATCACGTACTGCTGGATGGAGAGCACCTTCGTACCGGAGACGAAGTTGCCCAGCAGCCCCTCCCAGATCAGCACGTAGACCAGGCCGAGCAGCACCGGCCGGCGGGTGACCAGGCTGAGCGCCACGAAGAACGCCGAGTACGCCAGCGCGCCGACCGCCGAGGCGAGGGCGAGGGCCAGGCCGAGGCGTACCGAGTGGGCCAGCACGCCCGCGACGTACAGCGGCAGCGCGACGGTGAGCGTGCTGACCCCGAACGCCACCGCCAGCTTCGGCAGCACGATCTGCCAGCGCGGCAGCGGCTTGGTCAGCACGTGCACGATGGTGCCGTCGTCGATCTCCGCGCCGAGCACGCCGGTGCCGA
Proteins encoded in this region:
- a CDS encoding ABC transporter permease, with amino-acid sequence MSTVTWITARGLFGRRRFLMLVPLPAILVALAVLSRALGVDPAQWGPPVLVGLGLAVVLPVVALIVGTGVLGAEIDDGTIVHVLTKPLPRWQIVLPKLAVAFGVSTLTVALPLYVAGVLAHSVRLGLALALASAVGALAYSAFFVALSLVTRRPVLLGLVYVLIWEGLLGNFVSGTKVLSIQQYVITLADRIAPTGLLATDVSVPVSVVMSILVSLGFTALAIQRLRSFSVTGETS